A region from the Malus domestica chromosome 07, GDT2T_hap1 genome encodes:
- the LOC103440005 gene encoding uncharacterized protein: protein MEMPSNENSQPSMNSTSNADHQQEAMLPDGVDNLCKESKLEFSEAEVRDVLEVIASTGKFWHDWDKLKSMLSFQLKQVLLEYPEEKMASEQQITSLGETYPELVKRLDEALHSFTEGPLFTLQRLCEILLDAKRIYPNLSKLVLALEKNLLVTSMLTVSTDPYPQATVQNSVEPDNAIEEPKIHSDSVQNGVEPVVGGDSDEVMAEVEQADIDDDMTIAVEAFEDIVGSSDANSVQTNNS from the exons ATGGAGATGCCATCAAATGAAAATTCACAGCCCTCAATGAATTCTACCAGCAATGCTGATCATCAACAGGAGGCCATGCTTCCCGATGGCGTAGATAATCT ATGTAAAGAGTCGAAGCTGGAGTTTTCTGAAGCAGAAGTTAGAGACGTGCTAGAAGTTATTGCATCCACTGGGAAATTTTG GCATGATTGGGACAAATTAAAGAGCATGCTATCCTTTCAGTTGAAGCAG GTTCTATTGGAGTATCCTGAGGAAAAAATGGCAAGTGAGCAGCAAATTACTTCTTTAGGAGAAACCTATCCTGAGCTGGTGAAGAGGTTGGATGAAG CTCTTCATAGTTTTACCGAAGGTCCTCTGTTTACCCTTCAGAGGCTTTGCGAG ATCCTTTTGGATGCAAAAAGAATCTATCCAAATCTCTCAAAGCTTGTTCTTGCATTAGAAaag AATCTATTGGTGACATCTATGCTGACAGTCTCAACGGATCCATATCCACAAGCCACGGTGCAAAATTCAGTTGAACCAGACAATGCAATTGAAGAACCTAAAATTCACTCTGATTCAGTGCAAAATGGGGTGGAACCTGTGGTAGGCGGCGATAGCGATGAAGTTATGGCAGAGGTAGAGCAAGCTGATATCGACGATGACATGACCATTGCCGTGGAAGCTTTTGAAGATATAGTTGGATCATCAGACGCAAATTCAGTGCAGACCAATAATTCTTAG